The following coding sequences are from one Paenibacillus sp. FSL R5-0912 window:
- the nikE gene encoding nickel import ATP-binding protein NikE produces MLEVKAVTHTYTSRLWRRSEVTDPVLSRVSLHIEEGTCLGLLGSSGAGKSTLGRVILGLEKPREGEVRFQGQDLYKLDPKMRRAIRRDLQVVFQDCYSALNPRMTAEQIIGEPLHNYETLTVQEQKRAVGELLECVGLSAADMKKQPFQFSGGQLQRINIARAIALKPKLIVLDEAVSSLDMINRANILRLLDDLRATFGLSYLFITHDIRAAYMISDALAVMEKGEIVEYNASKEQFLRSSHPAVRGLLDSMLADHPRNRHRNLPVDSVT; encoded by the coding sequence ATGCTTGAGGTCAAGGCTGTTACCCATACTTATACATCCCGCCTGTGGAGACGTTCCGAAGTGACAGACCCTGTGCTGTCCCGCGTGTCGCTTCATATTGAAGAGGGAACATGCCTGGGACTGCTGGGATCGAGCGGAGCGGGCAAAAGCACACTGGGCCGGGTCATTCTCGGACTGGAAAAACCCCGGGAGGGAGAAGTGCGGTTCCAGGGACAGGATCTGTATAAGCTGGACCCCAAGATGCGCAGGGCGATCCGCCGGGACCTCCAGGTGGTATTCCAGGATTGTTATTCTGCGCTGAACCCCCGGATGACAGCGGAGCAGATCATTGGCGAGCCATTGCACAATTATGAGACCTTAACGGTCCAGGAGCAGAAGCGGGCGGTCGGAGAGCTGCTGGAGTGTGTCGGACTCAGCGCTGCAGACATGAAGAAGCAGCCCTTCCAGTTCAGTGGAGGGCAGCTGCAGCGGATCAATATCGCCAGGGCGATTGCTCTGAAGCCTAAGCTAATCGTGCTGGATGAGGCGGTAAGCAGTCTGGATATGATTAATAGGGCGAATATTTTGCGGCTGCTGGATGACCTTCGGGCTACGTTTGGCTTGTCGTATCTGTTTATTACCCACGATATTAGAGCAGCCTATATGATCTCAGACGCACTGGCTGTCATGGAGAAGGGCGAGATTGTGGAATATAACGCAAGCAAAGAGCAATTCCTGCGGTCATCCCATCCCGCCGTTCGAGGCTTACTAGATTCTATGCTTGCAGATCACCCGCGTAACCGGCACAGGAATCTGCCCGTAGACTCCGTAACCTAA
- a CDS encoding ABC transporter ATP-binding protein: MEQSEYVLQVKGLKVSVETAAGILPLVEDVHFDLKPGHVLGLVGGSGSGKTVTSLALLQMLERQTSVIEGSIRLHNRELNGLPEKEMRGLRGSQLALIMQNPMTAFSPVYTIGVSMIEAIRTHSKLGKKEAREEAIRSMAGVNLPDPAALLGKYPFELSGGMLQRVMLALTMCLKPSVIIADEPTTALDVTNQLQVLRQLDRMRQEHGTAILLISHDLGVIAELADEVAVMQQGRIVEQAGCYEIFDHPRHEYTRELLAARPTLQLSPQPGSRL; encoded by the coding sequence ATGGAACAATCGGAATATGTGCTGCAGGTGAAGGGTCTGAAAGTATCTGTGGAGACAGCGGCGGGAATTCTGCCCCTTGTAGAGGATGTTCACTTTGATCTGAAGCCGGGGCATGTCCTTGGTCTTGTGGGAGGGAGCGGCAGCGGAAAAACTGTTACGTCGTTAGCACTCCTGCAGATGCTTGAACGGCAGACAAGCGTGATTGAAGGCAGTATCCGGTTACATAACCGTGAGCTGAACGGGCTTCCGGAGAAGGAGATGCGCGGGCTTCGCGGTAGCCAGCTGGCTCTGATCATGCAGAATCCGATGACGGCATTCTCTCCGGTGTACACTATTGGTGTGAGTATGATAGAAGCGATCCGTACGCACAGTAAGCTGGGTAAAAAAGAGGCCAGAGAAGAGGCGATCCGCTCCATGGCCGGTGTGAATCTGCCCGATCCTGCAGCGCTGCTGGGCAAGTATCCGTTTGAGCTGAGCGGGGGCATGCTCCAGCGGGTGATGCTGGCCTTAACGATGTGCTTGAAGCCGTCCGTGATCATTGCGGATGAGCCTACCACGGCGCTGGATGTGACGAATCAGCTCCAGGTGCTACGGCAGTTGGACCGGATGAGGCAGGAGCATGGAACCGCCATTCTGCTGATCTCCCATGACCTCGGCGTGATTGCGGAGCTGGCCGATGAGGTTGCTGTCATGCAGCAGGGGCGAATAGTGGAGCAGGCCGGGTGTTATGAGATATTTGACCATCCCCGGCATGAATATACCCGGGAGCTGCTCGCTGCGAGGCCCACGCTTCAGCTCAGCCCGCAGCCAGGTAGCCGCCTATGA
- the nikC gene encoding nickel ABC transporter permease subunit NikC codes for MSYLSSGFKGRRVIVICGSLLMLFGLAGLLAPWISPHDPVRVNLAMKLSPPSWEYLLGTDQLGRDNLSRLLYGTRISLGFASLIFAASLGVGLFVGVVSGYTGGWLDAVLMRLCEGIMSFPSMILVFGLIGILGPGLSQLVIALMLVQWVYYARMFRNMIVSLKERNFITAARISGSSSWQIMRRHLIPNILPSIVVIGTLEMGWAIMDISAMSFLGLGVQAPTPEWGAMLNEGKSFIRNHPQLMLYPGLMIIMVVASFNLLGEALSERYGVKRGS; via the coding sequence ATGAGCTACTTAAGCAGTGGGTTCAAAGGCAGGAGGGTGATCGTCATCTGCGGCAGCCTCCTGATGCTATTTGGTCTTGCCGGTCTACTGGCTCCCTGGATTTCACCACATGACCCGGTACGGGTGAATCTGGCGATGAAGCTCAGTCCACCCTCGTGGGAATACCTGCTGGGCACAGATCAGCTTGGCCGGGACAATCTGTCCAGGCTACTCTATGGAACCCGGATATCGCTGGGCTTCGCTTCCCTTATTTTTGCAGCTTCCTTGGGGGTAGGGCTATTCGTCGGCGTAGTCTCAGGGTATACCGGCGGGTGGCTGGACGCTGTGCTTATGCGGCTGTGTGAAGGAATCATGTCTTTTCCGAGTATGATATTGGTCTTCGGCCTTATCGGGATACTGGGTCCGGGCCTGTCTCAATTAGTAATCGCTCTGATGCTGGTCCAATGGGTGTATTACGCCCGGATGTTTCGTAATATGATAGTCAGCCTGAAGGAACGGAATTTCATTACGGCAGCGCGCATCAGCGGCTCCTCCTCATGGCAGATTATGAGACGGCACCTCATTCCCAACATTCTGCCTTCCATTGTGGTGATCGGTACCCTGGAGATGGGCTGGGCGATTATGGATATCTCCGCCATGTCCTTTCTTGGACTGGGAGTCCAGGCTCCTACACCGGAATGGGGGGCTATGCTGAACGAGGGGAAATCCTTCATCCGCAATCACCCGCAGCTGATGCTCTATCCGGGCCTGATGATTATCATGGTTGTAGCATCGTTTAATCTGCTTGGCGAAGCATTGTCTGAGCGGTATGGTGTAAAAAGAGGCTCCTAG
- the nikB gene encoding nickel ABC transporter permease: protein MGVYIGKRVLSIIPIILFSSFLMFVMIRVGPVDPAEAYLAAAHIHPDDEVLAAKRHEFGLDQPLLAQYVQSVTRLLRLDFGNSYISNMPVWEEVAQKLPATIQLASASILLALVVSIPLGVLSAIYKNRLVDHVIRGFAYIGACVPVFWIGYLLMFFISVKLEWLPVEGRGSLQHLILPSITLALWLIAIYTRLLRTTVLEELKEAYVRYARARGIKERVILYKYVLRIAIAPLITGLGMNLGKLLTGAIIVEQVFSWPGFGRYFIEAIVNRDIPVIQCYVMLSVCVIVTSNLAADLLQLFLDPRIARKGRAS from the coding sequence ATGGGCGTTTATATAGGAAAAAGAGTTCTATCCATCATTCCCATCATTCTGTTCTCCTCGTTTCTGATGTTTGTGATGATCCGGGTAGGGCCTGTGGACCCGGCTGAGGCCTATCTGGCTGCAGCCCATATCCATCCGGATGATGAAGTGCTGGCAGCCAAAAGGCATGAATTCGGGTTAGATCAGCCGCTGCTGGCTCAATACGTCCAGTCTGTGACCCGGCTTCTCCGGCTGGACTTCGGCAACTCCTATATTTCCAATATGCCGGTGTGGGAGGAAGTTGCACAGAAGCTGCCCGCGACCATTCAGCTTGCATCGGCCAGCATTCTTCTGGCGCTGGTTGTCAGCATCCCGCTTGGGGTGCTGTCGGCTATCTACAAAAACCGGCTGGTGGATCACGTTATCCGGGGCTTTGCTTATATCGGTGCCTGTGTTCCCGTGTTCTGGATTGGATATCTGCTGATGTTCTTCATATCGGTCAAGCTCGAATGGCTTCCTGTAGAAGGCAGAGGGTCCTTACAGCACCTGATTCTTCCTTCCATCACCCTCGCGCTCTGGCTCATTGCCATCTACACGCGTCTGCTGCGGACCACGGTCCTGGAGGAGCTGAAGGAGGCTTATGTCCGTTATGCCCGGGCCAGAGGGATCAAGGAACGTGTAATTCTCTATAAGTACGTGCTGAGAATTGCCATAGCGCCACTCATTACAGGACTGGGCATGAATTTGGGGAAATTGCTGACAGGAGCGATTATTGTGGAGCAGGTATTCTCCTGGCCGGGGTTCGGCCGTTACTTCATTGAAGCGATCGTGAATCGCGATATTCCGGTGATTCAATGCTATGTGATGCTGTCCGTCTGTGTGATCGTCACGAGCAATCTGGCAGCAGATCTGCTCCAGCTGTTCCTGGACCCCCGGATTGCGCGTAAAGGGAGGGCCAGCTAA
- the nikA gene encoding nickel ABC transporter substrate-binding protein has protein sequence MFASRGKRLLQGLLVLLAISMVAAGCSTNNTGNSSDAAGEQNAKTITMAWPRDIGPMNPHLYNPSQLLAQSMIYEPLVSYKDGKIVPTLAESWTLSPEGKVYTFKIRSNVKFSDGTAFTAQLVKRNMDAVLNNMKMHTWLGVIPLIEKTEALDDTTFQLTLKEPYYPALYDLAVVRPVRFLGEAGFPEDGDTSKGVASPIGTGPWVLSTYKKDESATFTPNPYYWGEKPKVDKVVVKVIPDAETRVLSFEKGDLDLIYGEGLISYDAYKQLESAGKYVTKLSDPIATRNLVLNTMNGKLADLKVRQALSMGFDKEAMVEGVMLGLEEKADYILPPNLPYANIKVSPVKYDVEQANSLLDEAGWKLASGTNVREKDGEPLELELIYDKADLTQKAMAETLQAEWSAIGVNLKITGVELTVYIQRRKANEFDINFYSTFGAPYDPHSFMTAVVQQGFGVSDTLAALPMKAEIDKKIKEGMATTDDQARTELFGSVLTTLQEQSSILPISYIKQIAVYQKDVTDFNFPSNRDEYPLYGMDKK, from the coding sequence ATGTTTGCATCTAGAGGCAAGAGGTTGCTGCAAGGCCTGCTCGTATTATTGGCTATTTCTATGGTGGCAGCAGGCTGTTCAACGAATAATACGGGAAATTCATCGGACGCTGCAGGAGAGCAGAACGCCAAGACTATCACGATGGCGTGGCCTCGGGATATTGGACCGATGAATCCGCATTTGTATAATCCGTCTCAGCTGCTAGCCCAATCTATGATCTATGAGCCGCTAGTCAGTTATAAGGACGGGAAGATTGTCCCCACTCTGGCCGAGTCCTGGACGCTATCGCCTGAGGGCAAGGTATACACATTCAAGATCCGCAGTAACGTCAAATTCTCTGACGGCACGGCTTTTACCGCACAGCTTGTGAAGAGGAATATGGATGCAGTCCTGAATAATATGAAGATGCACACTTGGCTGGGGGTGATCCCGCTGATTGAGAAGACAGAAGCGCTTGATGATACTACGTTCCAGCTTACGCTGAAGGAGCCGTATTATCCGGCTTTGTATGATCTTGCGGTTGTACGGCCTGTACGTTTTCTTGGAGAGGCGGGCTTCCCTGAGGATGGCGATACGTCCAAGGGAGTGGCAAGTCCCATTGGAACCGGACCCTGGGTGCTTAGCACTTATAAGAAGGATGAATCTGCAACATTCACGCCGAATCCCTATTATTGGGGAGAGAAGCCCAAGGTAGATAAGGTGGTTGTGAAGGTTATTCCTGATGCGGAAACCCGTGTGCTGTCTTTCGAAAAAGGTGATCTAGACCTGATCTACGGCGAAGGACTGATTAGCTATGACGCATACAAACAGCTTGAGAGTGCCGGGAAGTACGTCACTAAGCTGTCTGATCCGATCGCAACCCGTAATCTGGTGCTGAATACCATGAACGGGAAACTGGCCGATCTTAAGGTTCGCCAAGCGCTTAGCATGGGCTTTGACAAGGAAGCGATGGTAGAAGGGGTAATGCTGGGACTGGAGGAAAAGGCAGACTATATCCTGCCTCCCAATCTGCCTTACGCCAATATTAAAGTGAGCCCTGTTAAGTATGATGTGGAGCAAGCGAACTCGCTTCTGGACGAGGCGGGCTGGAAGCTGGCTTCTGGTACAAACGTCCGGGAGAAGGATGGGGAGCCGCTTGAGCTGGAGCTAATCTATGACAAGGCGGATCTGACCCAGAAAGCAATGGCGGAGACCTTGCAGGCCGAATGGTCGGCAATAGGCGTTAACCTAAAGATCACGGGTGTAGAGCTGACAGTCTATATCCAGCGTAGAAAAGCCAATGAATTCGATATAAATTTCTACTCTACCTTCGGTGCGCCGTATGACCCGCATTCCTTCATGACAGCCGTTGTGCAGCAGGGCTTCGGGGTCTCAGATACACTGGCTGCCCTGCCGATGAAGGCCGAGATTGACAAGAAGATCAAGGAAGGCATGGCTACTACAGATGACCAAGCCCGTACCGAGTTGTTCGGCTCTGTTCTCACTACGTTGCAGGAACAATCCTCGATCCTTCCGATCTCCTACATCAAGCAGATTGCAGTGTACCAGAAGGATGTGACTGATTTCAATTTCCCGTCCAACCGGGATGAGTATCCATTGTACGGAATGGATAAGAAGTAG
- a CDS encoding ArsR/SmtB family transcription factor — MKLLHHPDRKDIQLASVLYALSDPVRLYVVSEIRKHGAQACNSFKVPIAKSTLTHHARTLREAGVVYTQAQGTQRILSLRTEDLDERFPGLLDSVLNAYEMSEPGEGFGEPGEETE; from the coding sequence ATGAAGCTGCTCCATCATCCGGACCGCAAGGACATTCAGCTCGCTTCCGTGCTCTATGCACTTAGTGATCCGGTCCGTTTATATGTAGTGTCGGAAATTCGCAAACATGGCGCCCAAGCCTGCAATAGCTTCAAGGTGCCGATTGCCAAGTCCACCCTGACTCATCATGCCCGGACGCTTCGCGAAGCGGGTGTTGTCTACACGCAGGCGCAGGGCACGCAGCGTATTCTGTCGCTGCGGACAGAGGATCTGGACGAGCGTTTTCCGGGGCTTCTGGATTCGGTGTTGAATGCTTATGAGATGTCTGAGCCGGGTGAGGGGTTCGGGGAGCCGGGGGAAGAGACAGAATAG
- a CDS encoding MFS transporter, whose translation MSSSHTAADNTDFPTAAPEATLPREGLLTLLFSVAVVLVIMNTAMFNLALPDVTETFGITAASASWIVTGYSIMFSIASITYSRLSDFLPIRRLLVIGLLTLGLAAVAGFFSTNFIFLLIVRILQASGAGAVMSLSLVLFTRYVPQARRGKAMATIMSAVSLGLGLGPVAGGSIVEYLGWTWLFAVTAAILLLVPLFLILLPKEVPTRGSFDILGGVFLGAGTTGLLLFLTSGLWVALIAGLVAIALFVGRIRTTPDPFVMPALFRNRSYLVLALVGVASYLCSFATLFLLPQILVHRFGFSASHAGLVIFPGSLLAIFVSRTVGRIIDRYGNAGILRFAPFLVLAATVLFALFAGTSWVAVMLVYMIMSLSFTVLSSSVSNEISRILPSSQIGSGMGLFQLLQFFSGAFSVAMAASALEWQRGLPLSAAYSNIYWGLSIAAIVAIVSAFIYGRSSQSSTVAAMAEAADA comes from the coding sequence ATGAGCTCATCACATACAGCTGCGGACAATACAGACTTTCCAACCGCAGCTCCGGAAGCTACTCTTCCGCGCGAAGGTTTGCTTACTCTGTTATTCAGCGTTGCTGTTGTTCTCGTCATTATGAATACAGCGATGTTCAATCTGGCATTGCCTGATGTGACCGAGACCTTCGGCATCACAGCAGCATCCGCCTCCTGGATTGTTACCGGGTATTCCATCATGTTCTCTATTGCCTCAATCACATACAGCCGGCTCTCTGACTTCCTGCCGATCCGCCGGCTGCTGGTTATCGGGCTGCTTACGCTAGGACTTGCTGCCGTGGCCGGTTTCTTCAGCACCAACTTTATCTTCCTGCTTATTGTGCGCATTCTGCAAGCTTCGGGAGCAGGCGCAGTCATGTCCTTATCGCTCGTCCTGTTCACTCGTTATGTCCCGCAGGCCCGCCGCGGCAAAGCAATGGCAACGATCATGTCCGCCGTCTCGCTGGGTCTGGGACTCGGGCCCGTAGCCGGAGGTTCCATTGTGGAGTATCTGGGCTGGACCTGGCTGTTCGCGGTCACCGCAGCGATTCTGCTCCTGGTACCGCTGTTCCTGATCCTGCTCCCTAAGGAAGTTCCTACCCGCGGCTCCTTCGACATCCTGGGCGGTGTGTTCCTCGGCGCTGGCACCACCGGTCTGCTGCTGTTCCTGACCAGCGGACTGTGGGTTGCCCTGATCGCCGGACTTGTAGCCATTGCCTTGTTTGTCGGCCGCATCCGCACCACACCTGACCCATTCGTGATGCCGGCGCTGTTCCGTAACCGGTCCTATCTCGTGCTGGCCCTCGTTGGTGTCGCCTCCTACCTGTGCAGCTTCGCCACCTTGTTCCTGCTGCCGCAGATTCTGGTTCACCGCTTCGGCTTCAGCGCCAGCCATGCCGGACTGGTAATTTTCCCCGGCTCACTGCTCGCGATCTTCGTCTCCCGCACCGTGGGTCGGATCATTGACCGTTACGGCAATGCCGGAATCCTGCGCTTCGCACCGTTCCTGGTACTGGCCGCAACAGTACTATTCGCCTTGTTCGCCGGGACGTCATGGGTTGCCGTCATGCTGGTCTACATGATTATGAGCCTCTCGTTCACCGTCCTGTCCAGCAGTGTATCAAATGAGATCTCGCGGATTCTGCCTTCCTCGCAGATCGGCTCCGGGATGGGGCTGTTCCAGCTGCTGCAGTTCTTCAGCGGAGCGTTCAGCGTGGCGATGGCCGCAAGCGCTCTGGAATGGCAGCGGGGCTTGCCGCTCTCAGCGGCCTACTCCAACATCTACTGGGGATTGTCTATTGCGGCAATCGTCGCAATTGTATCAGCCTTTATATATGGGCGCAGCAGCCAGAGCAGCACGGTGGCCGCTATGGCGGAAGCCGCAGACGCCTAA
- a CDS encoding CxxH/CxxC protein, which yields MYVVCKEHVELAIDKFVDEYEDAPDVVDLKETEFSDWDPPAKCAECEQNAEYLVV from the coding sequence ATGTATGTAGTGTGTAAGGAACACGTAGAGCTGGCCATCGACAAATTTGTGGACGAGTACGAGGATGCACCCGATGTAGTGGATCTGAAGGAGACGGAGTTCTCGGACTGGGACCCGCCGGCGAAATGTGCGGAATGCGAGCAGAATGCGGAATATCTGGTGGTCTGA
- a CDS encoding M3 family oligoendopeptidase, producing MQLTWDLDRIYPSFQSEQFQQDRRLVETLAGELNTWSASQMINGQDAAGVMEEFLRQYNGYQHIYLRLFSYAELRFSADSSNTEAVNLMDELEEVTYGAGEALVCFSKWLAKVSADELEASISSGAYLEQHGFYLRGLKSKSEHLLSEEGEAVIARMQATGSKAWERLYMQTLSTLRIDAEMDGVTRSYTLADLRNLAYDPDPAVRRAAAEAEHEACRRVAEQSAACINAVTGEAAAVYELRGYASPLHKVLEASRMDQETLQVMLQAIEESLPDFQRYYAKKAALLGHAGGLPFCDVFAPVGMAEAAAERITYAEAQTMIIAGFSRFSPELGAFARKVFEQRWIDAEPRSGKGNFGMCVDIFPVGESRIITSFNGNYIDVSVLAHEIGHAYHSSRLCGETMVNTEYPVPIAETASIFCESLIHLELLQSLPAGEAAAILERSLSDAGYYIVDFYARYCFESRLYARRKSGALSVEELNALMLESMHAAYGESVLPDSIHPYQWISKAGYYMAGNEFLNFPYSFGLLFSKGLYAQYKKRGGAFVERYEQFLSATSTRSIADAAKLMDIDVHSLAFWQDALGLIAGDIDKFTGRE from the coding sequence ATGCAATTAACATGGGATCTGGACCGAATCTATCCCTCTTTCCAGTCGGAGCAATTTCAGCAGGACCGCAGGCTGGTGGAGACACTTGCCGGGGAGCTGAATACATGGTCAGCCTCGCAGATGATTAACGGGCAGGATGCTGCCGGTGTGATGGAAGAGTTCCTGAGACAATATAATGGGTATCAACATATATATCTTCGCTTGTTCAGCTACGCGGAATTAAGGTTCAGTGCAGACAGCAGTAATACGGAAGCCGTTAATCTAATGGATGAGCTGGAGGAGGTCACTTATGGTGCGGGTGAAGCCTTGGTCTGCTTCAGCAAATGGCTGGCGAAGGTAAGCGCAGATGAACTGGAGGCAAGCATCTCTTCGGGCGCTTATCTGGAGCAGCACGGCTTCTACTTGCGTGGGCTTAAGAGTAAATCAGAGCATTTACTCAGCGAGGAAGGTGAAGCGGTGATTGCCCGGATGCAGGCTACAGGGTCCAAGGCGTGGGAGCGGCTGTACATGCAGACGCTGTCTACCTTGCGGATCGATGCAGAGATGGACGGGGTGACCCGGAGCTATACGCTTGCCGATCTGCGTAATCTCGCCTATGATCCCGATCCTGCGGTCCGCCGGGCAGCGGCGGAAGCAGAGCACGAAGCCTGCCGCAGGGTAGCAGAGCAGAGTGCAGCCTGTATTAATGCCGTAACCGGGGAGGCTGCGGCCGTCTATGAGCTGAGAGGATATGCTTCACCACTGCATAAAGTGCTGGAAGCATCGCGGATGGACCAGGAGACACTTCAGGTGATGCTTCAGGCCATCGAAGAGAGCCTGCCGGACTTTCAGCGTTATTATGCCAAAAAGGCAGCATTGCTGGGGCATGCGGGAGGGCTGCCTTTTTGTGATGTTTTTGCGCCTGTCGGGATGGCGGAAGCTGCTGCGGAGCGCATCACTTATGCTGAGGCCCAGACGATGATTATTGCCGGCTTCAGCAGGTTCAGCCCGGAGCTTGGCGCATTCGCCCGTAAGGTGTTTGAGCAGCGCTGGATCGATGCCGAGCCACGGAGCGGTAAAGGCAACTTCGGGATGTGCGTTGATATTTTCCCGGTTGGGGAGAGCCGGATCATTACCAGCTTCAATGGCAATTATATAGATGTGAGCGTGCTGGCCCACGAGATCGGTCATGCGTACCACAGCAGCCGCCTCTGCGGGGAAACGATGGTTAACACGGAATATCCGGTTCCGATTGCCGAGACGGCGTCGATTTTTTGCGAGAGTCTGATTCATCTGGAGTTGCTTCAGTCTCTGCCTGCGGGAGAAGCGGCTGCCATACTGGAGCGGAGTCTCTCGGATGCCGGGTATTATATCGTTGATTTCTATGCCCGGTATTGCTTCGAGAGCCGGTTATATGCCCGCAGGAAATCCGGTGCTCTGTCTGTGGAGGAGCTGAACGCGCTGATGCTGGAATCCATGCATGCGGCTTACGGTGAAAGTGTGCTGCCGGACTCGATTCATCCTTACCAGTGGATCAGCAAAGCCGGGTATTATATGGCGGGTAATGAGTTCTTGAACTTCCCGTATTCCTTCGGGTTATTGTTCTCCAAAGGGCTGTATGCGCAGTACAAGAAGCGGGGCGGGGCCTTCGTAGAACGCTATGAGCAGTTCCTCTCAGCGACCAGTACCCGGAGTATTGCGGATGCTGCAAAGCTGATGGATATCGATGTACATTCACTGGCATTCTGGCAGGATGCGCTCGGGCTGATTGCCGGGGATATTGATAAGTTTACGGGGCGGGAATAA
- a CDS encoding DUF2252 domain-containing protein gives MVNQSITEGVIRTRSKLRRDLLISIFDEFDGSIMALSPDRRTEKYSKMAQNAFSFYRGSAYLFYFDTTRQYFPYHSSPGRPTWIQGDLHFENFGAFRSEDGEIVYDVNDFDEGYVGSYLYDLLRMAVSIALAGRQLGMSRTEQLKLSRSYAEAYYRQIHRFCDGKDNPGNFTLNENTAKGPVKKLLRKLEKRRQSHFLEKVTAQMQTSRVFLETSELLIPGAAEQRQLELAWSFYTQTVVTRSLNEEHFRIKDIAVKRGSGTASIGLDRYYILIEGGLEQAGTDDTVLEVKEVRVPVPAYFLPYSDSFWQSFAHQGKRVSATQQAMHHKADPYLGFLTMDGREFYVRERSPYKKSLKLENIADMDELTVVIQQMGSLTAKMHARADADVDKGILDYHSEQEIAKAMGPDSDAFARYIAEWAYGYAGQVEKDYAMFADWVSEQYGI, from the coding sequence ATGGTCAACCAGTCTATTACCGAAGGAGTCATACGTACACGTTCGAAGCTGCGCAGAGATTTGCTGATTTCTATTTTTGACGAGTTCGACGGCAGCATCATGGCCCTATCTCCTGACCGGAGAACGGAGAAATACAGCAAAATGGCGCAAAATGCCTTTTCCTTCTACCGGGGCAGCGCCTATCTGTTTTATTTTGACACGACAAGGCAGTACTTCCCTTACCATAGCTCACCCGGGCGCCCTACATGGATTCAAGGGGACCTGCATTTCGAGAACTTCGGCGCTTTCCGCAGTGAAGACGGGGAGATTGTGTATGATGTGAATGATTTTGACGAGGGGTATGTCGGCTCTTATCTGTATGATCTGCTGCGGATGGCAGTCAGTATTGCGCTTGCCGGCAGGCAGCTCGGAATGAGTCGGACAGAACAGCTTAAGCTGAGCCGGAGTTATGCGGAGGCGTATTACCGGCAAATTCACCGCTTTTGTGATGGTAAAGACAATCCCGGTAACTTCACCCTGAATGAGAATACAGCCAAAGGCCCCGTCAAGAAGCTGCTCCGCAAGCTGGAGAAACGCCGGCAGAGTCATTTCCTGGAGAAGGTCACTGCCCAGATGCAGACCAGCCGGGTATTCCTCGAGACCTCGGAGCTGCTGATTCCCGGAGCTGCCGAGCAGAGACAGCTGGAGCTGGCCTGGAGCTTCTATACACAGACAGTGGTTACACGCAGCCTGAACGAGGAGCATTTCCGAATCAAGGACATCGCGGTCAAGCGCGGCTCGGGAACGGCTTCCATCGGACTGGACCGCTATTATATTCTCATTGAAGGCGGCTTGGAGCAGGCAGGAACTGACGACACCGTACTGGAGGTAAAAGAAGTCCGTGTTCCCGTTCCCGCCTATTTCCTGCCCTACTCCGACTCGTTCTGGCAATCCTTTGCCCATCAGGGCAAACGTGTATCCGCGACCCAGCAGGCGATGCACCACAAGGCGGATCCATACCTCGGCTTCTTAACAATGGACGGCCGGGAGTTCTATGTCAGAGAGCGTTCCCCGTACAAAAAAAGTCTGAAGCTGGAGAATATCGCAGACATGGATGAGTTGACCGTAGTTATCCAGCAGATGGGCAGCCTGACCGCCAAAATGCATGCCCGCGCCGATGCCGATGTCGACAAGGGAATTCTCGACTATCACAGTGAGCAGGAGATCGCCAAGGCCATGGGTCCCGATTCGGATGCCTTTGCCCGTTATATCGCAGAGTGGGCTTACGGCTATGCCGGGCAGGTAGAGAAAGACTATGCCATGTTCGCGGATTGGGTGTCGGAGCAGTACGGTATATAA